AGCAACTGTCGGAGCAGCCAAGCCGGTCGAGGCGAAGTCAGCCAACGCAGGCGCCGCGTTCGAACTGCGCCCGACGGTCGGTCACGCCGTGATATCGGACGTGCCGATCGGCAACGCGCTGGCCCGCGACGAGGCCGCCGCACCGGCGGACATGGCTGCGACAACCAAAACCGCCGAGGTGGCGAACGCGGAGGCAAAGCCTGACCTGGCTGCCGATGCTTCCAGGGATGCGCCCCAAGATGCGCCCAAGTCTAGCGCAGCCGCTGCCAAGCCCGCCGAGAAGGTCGGAGCAGCCAAGACAGAGGCGGCCGAGACTCCCAAGCCGCCGGATACAGCGGCGCCTGCGCAGGCCGCTTCACCGGATGCGAACAAGGACCAGAGCCGCGTTGCCGATCCCGCGCCCTCGACAAAGGTGGAAGCGCCGAAGCGCGCCGGCCAGATCGCGGTGTTCATCAGCCGCAAGGACTCCAAACTCTACGTGCGGCAGAACTTTGCGCGGCTGTTCGATGTGCCCGTGACCATCGTGGCGAGCGACCGACCGCTCGGCACGCATGTCTTCACCGCCGAAGTCGACAAGACCGACACCAATGTGCTGCACTGGTCGGTGGTGTCGCTGCCCGTCTCCGTCAGGTCCGCCGAGCGCGAGGATGGCGGCCGCATGACCCACCGCCAGCGCACGGGCGCAGCCGTGATCCCGGTCGCAACAAAGCCCGTGATCATCCCGGACGGCCCGGCCGAGGCGCTCGACCGCATCTCGATCCCCGCCGACACGATGGCGAAGATCAGCGAGATGTTGACCACCGGCGGCTCAATCATCGTGTCCGACCAGGGCATCAACCAGGGCGAGACCGGCGAAGGCACGGACTTCATCGTCCGCCTGCGCTGAGCCGCGCACTCGATTCACCTATCCCGCCGCTGGGAGAGGAAGCACAGTCCCCGCGGCAGTGTAACGCGATGGTGAGCGTCGGCCGCGCGCCGGTGAACTAGGATGCGCCCAGATCACGTCGGGGACGTCGCCATGCTGAACCGCAGGACCATGCTGAGCGCGGCGCTGGTCGCGATCGCCGCGTCTGCAACGCGCGCGCTGGCCGATGGCGGCATGAGCCGCATCTCGGCCTACGCCTTCTCCTTCCCGGCGCTTTCGGGCGGCGATGACATCCGACTCGCTGGCTTTACCGGCCGGCCGCTGCTGATCGTGAACACGGCCTCGCTCTGCGGCTACACTCCACAATATGCTGGATTGCAGGAGCTCTGGAGCGAGTTTCACGAGCGCGGGCTGACCATCATCGGCGTACCCTCCAACGATTTCGGCGGCCAGGAGCCCGGCGGCGCGAACGAGATCTCGCAGACCGCGCACCACCAATACGGCGTTACCTTCCCGATCACGGCCAAGGCCGTTGTGGTCGGAGCGAAGGCGCATCCTTTCTACAAATGGGCCGCGGAGGCGCGGCCCAAGGAGGTTCCGCGTTGGAACTTCCACAAATACCTGATCGGGCGCGACGGCTATATCGCCGAGGTGTTCGCGTCTGCGGTCGAGCCGACCGACACGCGTGTCAAGACGGCCGTCGCCAAGGCGCTGGCCGATAGTTGAAGCAAAGCCGCCCACAGGGTTGGGCACAATTGTGACGAAGCGCCAAACAGCCGTTGCAATGGCGATGGCCCACCATCTAGGCTAGGATCATCAGGGGCAGGAAAGTTTTTGCCGGCGGCGAAAAGCCACGGTGGAACAACGGGATCAATCTCGAGGACAGCACCATGCGTGTGGCGGCAAGACTCATTTTGGCAAGCGCGATGTCTGTTGCGATGGCAGGCGCAGCATGGTCGCAAACTCCGGCAGCGAAGCCCGCGGCCGCGACGCAAGCCGCACCGGCGGCCTCTCCCGCAACCTCCGCACCTGCTGCGACGGCAGCGCAGCCCGCGCTCGTCAATCCGCCTGCGCCGAAACAGGCGGCGCAGCCGGCGCGCGCCGCCTGCAACAATCCGAACGCGCTCGGTGTCGCCCGCACCGTCGAGATCGACACCACCGGCGGACCCGGCTTCGGCTTCGAGCATTTCAAGGAGCTCGACTTTCTGCGCGACCACGAGGTGGTTCTGACTTTCGACGACGGTCCCTGGCCGCACAACACGCCCGCGGTGCTGAAGGCCCTCGCCGATCAGTGCACCACTGGGATCTTCTTCCCGATTGGCAAGCACTCGACCTATGAGCCGGAGCTCCTCAAGCAGGTCTACGCGGCTGGCCATACCATCGGCGCGCACACCTGGTCGCATGCCAATCTCAACAACAAGAAGCTCACCGAGCAGCAGCGGAAGGACGAGATCGAGAAAGGCTTCAGCGCGGTGAAATGGGCGCTCGGCGGCATCTCGC
The DNA window shown above is from Bradyrhizobium sp. CB1650 and carries:
- a CDS encoding L,D-transpeptidase, yielding MNSVNASSSFAVPARLWRVAVLTAAGAIGTTSQADAAFYYWTDYSDGSYYPRQERHPEVPRLKPQKRNATGKKKDVVAKEAGAKPQGPLVIVVSIDRQKVTIYDSNGVFAESPVSTGMKGHSTPMGVFSVIQKHKFHHSNIYSNAPMPYMQRITWSGVAMHAGVLPGYPASHGCIRMPMAFAVKMWNWTKMGARVIVTPGQMTPRSFSHPLLASVRVAPQPAVSLEPQTNAGDKADKAATETKAAEATVGAAKPVEAKSANAGAAFELRPTVGHAVISDVPIGNALARDEAAAPADMAATTKTAEVANAEAKPDLAADASRDAPQDAPKSSAAAAKPAEKVGAAKTEAAETPKPPDTAAPAQAASPDANKDQSRVADPAPSTKVEAPKRAGQIAVFISRKDSKLYVRQNFARLFDVPVTIVASDRPLGTHVFTAEVDKTDTNVLHWSVVSLPVSVRSAEREDGGRMTHRQRTGAAVIPVATKPVIIPDGPAEALDRISIPADTMAKISEMLTTGGSIIVSDQGINQGETGEGTDFIVRLR
- a CDS encoding polysaccharide deacetylase family protein — translated: MRVAARLILASAMSVAMAGAAWSQTPAAKPAAATQAAPAASPATSAPAATAAQPALVNPPAPKQAAQPARAACNNPNALGVARTVEIDTTGGPGFGFEHFKELDFLRDHEVVLTFDDGPWPHNTPAVLKALADQCTTGIFFPIGKHSTYEPELLKQVYAAGHTIGAHTWSHANLNNKKLTEQQRKDEIEKGFSAVKWALGGISPSPFFRFPALQHPPEMVTYLGNRNIAIFSCDLDSFDFKASKPEKVIETVMKKLEKTGKGIILMHDFQKHTAEALPELLNRLKAGGFKVVAMRAKMPVSTLPEYDQELLKDVKLPTVSQRPVNSVVTTVSE
- a CDS encoding glutathione peroxidase — encoded protein: MLNRRTMLSAALVAIAASATRALADGGMSRISAYAFSFPALSGGDDIRLAGFTGRPLLIVNTASLCGYTPQYAGLQELWSEFHERGLTIIGVPSNDFGGQEPGGANEISQTAHHQYGVTFPITAKAVVVGAKAHPFYKWAAEARPKEVPRWNFHKYLIGRDGYIAEVFASAVEPTDTRVKTAVAKALADS